Within the Meriones unguiculatus strain TT.TT164.6M chromosome 2, Bangor_MerUng_6.1, whole genome shotgun sequence genome, the region gatcgctttgagttcgaggtcagcctggtctacaaaagcaagttcaggacagccaaaaagAACTCAGGACATTGGAATGGGGGAGCAAAGCgctggagatggctcaatggctaagagcactggctgctcttccaaaggacctgggttcaaattccaccacccacacggcagctcattaactgtcactccagttccagggcatccaacacaCTCATACGGTAaataaaacaccaatgcacatcaaaacaaaacctcagttcagttcatgggcatgcatggtggcacatgcccttaagcCCTGAACTCCAAGAAGGCAGACACAGTAGGATCTATgttgggttccaggacagccaggaatacaaaATGAGACCTATCCCAAAGAAATTTACAAAAGCAAACCCTCCTAAGACATTCAGTACCCTCTGATAAGTGTCCTTGGAGCTAGATGCAAGCTTCCAGAAAGCGAGAACCATTATCTTCTTATTGCTGATTAAAATAGGACTTGGTGTGTATTTGTGGTGTGACTGATTCTTAGGTACTTTATGTACCAATGTGGAACAAACTCCAAGAACAGCTAAGGAAAGCAAGGCAAGGAACATAAGTGCAAGCTACTCATCTTGCACAGCCGGTGTGGGGGGTATGGGGAGAAACACACCCACACAGGTTTAAATATGGCTCCAGTCTGGAAGGCTCTTCTGCTCAGGCTACACTTTAACAGTTGCCCCTGCTCTGGCCCTTTAAGAAAACTGGCAGCTGTGTTGTACTGGTATAAGCCTTCATGCCAgctacttgggagacagaggcaggaagatctctatcAAATTTTGAgacgagcctggtctacagaactagtttcaggacagccagagctacacagtacatagctttggggaaaaaaaaaaaaggctgtaatcccagccagTCAAGAGAATTGCTTAAATTTGAGGGCTGGCTACAGTGAAACCAGTCTCAAAAGAACCACTGGTCTGGCTTTTAGTGTTTGGTTGGCTTGGGCACAGTGGCAGCAGCTAGTGGGGCATAGCGCTCCCAATGAGTTTACCCCTCAATCCTAAAGCTCTTCTCAATGGGCTGACAGAAAAGCCAGTGATGGTTAAAACTTAAGTAGGGAATGGAATACAAGGGCTACCCGGCCTCTGTAGATGGCTAGTTTACAAATACAGAATACACAGATGGGGATTGTCTGGACACCTGGGTGAAGTTCTAGTAAGGTGTAATAGTGTTCTTTAGGTCAGAGGCGTGGAAGAGGAAGATAGGAAAATGAGAGAATAGCGTCTGTTTAGATAATCCAAACAGCTCCACCTCTTTGGTATCTTGACACAGACTTGCTATGTAAccctgactgccctggaactcccaatgtagaccacactggctgATCTGCTGGCCCCTGCCTGCTGGGCTTAGGGGTTGTCCCATGATGCCCGGGCTATGAACATTTTCAAAACAGTCTCCAAGGCAACGGTCTGATGAGACTGGCCGGCCTATTAATGCCACAGTGCTGCAGCCTCAGTGTCTCATCTCAGATTCCCTTTCCCAAACACCTAGTTTGCAGAACCCAGGCTTGCCCAGCCTACACCAGAACCGGACCACGCCCCTAGATAGCCTTCACATCCTCTCAATCAATATACTGTTTGCCTTACTGTGTCCCCAGGTGGCCCCTAAGTGACAAACACCAGaactgctgggcatggtgggacagcctttaatcccagcacctgggaggcagtcCCATCTACAACGTGAGTTAAAGGGCAGACAGGGCTGTAtacagatcctgtctcaaacaccaGAAACAAAATAGCTTACACAAAGCAATTTATTAACAGAAAATAACTCGAGAAGCCCTGTTCACAGACGGCGACCACGACGACCTCCCTTCCTTCGAGTACTGTCAGAGGGAATGGGGGTGACATCctctgtgagaagaaaaaaaatgtcattgtaGCGATGTAACATGAAGATACAGGCCTCCCCAGGCAACTAGCATATTTCATTCTTCCCCAAACGTATAACCCCAGTGGTCAACAAGCAAGGGGATACCCCACCTGCCATCCCAAATCACTTTCAGAAGGGTCAACAGGCTCTGAGAAGGTTCACAAACACCAGAGGCAAGGGACACCAAGTTCCTAACTCAGCCTAGTAGAAAGTGTTCCTACACTGAGCAACAGTGGCTGTTTGCTCTATTTTAGGCTGTGGGGCCAAGAGCAAAACTGctataaagggccagaaggtgacAGATGTGAGGGCAATCAAGGGGAGCCATTCTTCTTCATCTAGATGGCCCCAAGGGGAACGCTCTACTAACATTTAAGCAGAGACAAAAGGCTGCTGAAACCACTCAGAAGTGCTTTTAAGCTTTCCCAACACAGACAGGGGGAAAAAAGATACCACAGTTATGGAGATGAACTCTCACAATGCTTTACAGGTTCCTATAAAAGTAACCAAACAAATCCAAGTGTTAGCTAGAGGGGGCACTTACCAATCCGTCCAATCTTCATCCCTGAGCGAGCAAGAGCTCTGAGGGCTGACTGGGCTCCAGGTCCAGGGGTCTTGGTTCTGGAAAATGAATTGTTGACCAAGTCAGTTGGAAATTTTTCTAGAACTCATATGGTTTTAACTCACTTCTAAATGGGGGAAGGCTACAAACACCACATCTCTGTGATGTGGCCATATAATACAATTTTTAGTCTTTGTGGGCCACTATGGTTTTCTTATACTACACAATCACACCACACAAAATCCTTTTCAAATCTGTTaaatgctagagagatggctcaatagttatgCACGTGCTACACACAGGCAATATATTCATCTAAatttttctaccttttttttgggggggcacataaatgttgggattaaaggtgcgctaCACCTGCAAATCCTTAATAAAAAGGGGATGTGCAAAACACCCCCCTCCTGGCCTGTGGCCATCTAGCTCTGCACCCAGCCTGGCTAAGCTCTCTATTGTCTCTCCATGCTGTGATTCCTCATTTGTAGCTGCTGCATTCAATGTCACTTCTTCATGGACTACTAAGTAAGTCCTTGCTTTGTTCCATTAAGACATGAGATCCAGTGAGGCTCCACCCATCCCTGCTTCTTTTATCACACCTCATGCCATTCACTCCTTCAACGCCCACCTTTCTGCCAACCTCAAAAGTTTCTCCCATCACATCTCTAtctgaactgtgcaccccagctCACCATTTAACCATCAGTGTTTGGgttaggttggcctcaaactcattttgCAGCCAATAACTAAGTtgaaactcttgatcctcctgcctctatttcctgGGGCAACAAACACATACCACCATATCCAGACTAGGTGGACCTGGGATAAGAAGGGTCTCACTAATGTGTCTACATCTCCATCCCAGGCCTTAGTTTAAATCACCCCTACCACCAACTCCACACTTTGCTTCCTAGTATCTGCCACAAAATGAAGCCATATAACCTTCTGCATGTTATAAAGTCTGGCTTTCCCTGAAAGGTGAGGGGCCACACAAGGGGGCCATCCAGTGATTAGTCAATAAACACGAGGACaaattattttttgaggcaggggaatcactgtgtagcccaggctagttccAAGGTCTAGATTACACACATGCCTAAGATAATCTCACTCCACAACATTAAATCAAATCTCAAATCCACCCACAATCTTCTGTACCTGTTTCCCCCTGTGGCCCGGAGTTTGATGTGCAGGGCAGTGATGCCCAGCTCCTTGCACCTCTGGGCCACGTCCTGGGCAGCCAACATGGCTGCATATGGAGAGGACTCATCTCGGTCGGCCTTTACCTTCATTCCACCAGTCACTCGGCAGATGGTTTCCCTAGGGGCAAAAGCAGAACCATGCCTTCATTTTCCAACAAGGATGAACGGAACACTTATTGAATCCCCAATAAGCACAGTATGGCTGGTTAACTTGAGCATGTATCCTGCTTCTCAACAGTTATAAGTTGTGTTTTCAGGGATTCAAAGGCAAATTCCtttgtgcccagcaaacacaaagccctgggttcactTTGCAACGCTACATAAAATCACAGCAAAGGGACAGAGGAGGGAAGAATACCAGAAGTTCAAATTTATCTTCAGCTCCATGAAACAATGTGTGCTTTCTCTCATAATTCAAggcaaagtaaaaaacaaaacaattctttagAGTGACCCTATAAACTGCTATACCCATTCCTCCCTGCCTAGTCCCTTTAGGGTTGGTTTTATGCCTTTCTGCCCAAGTACTTACTTGCCAGAAAGATCAGTAACATGGACAAAGGTATCATTGAAGGATGCAAAGATGTGGCAGACCCCAAATACATTCTCTCCTTCAGCCACTTGGGGTCCGAGGCTGATGActtgttcttccttcttttccttcccctttcgAGGTGCCATTTCTAAGTGGAAGAAGAACCTCAATGTTAACAGGCAAAAGTAGTATTGAGCAGTACTTCAAGTGCATCAGTTTTTCCTTATCTACTAAAGGGAAACCCAAGTTTTGTTCTTTTGGCTCCCTAGTATCCTGTCTTTTGAACTTGGTGTTTACCAGATCTTAACTAGAAAGGAAGGTGCCATAAGAGACCATTTCTCAAAAGCTCAAAGCACCTTTTGGACAAGCAGTCATTGCAGCAATAGACTACACACATCTCTAAAGTTCATAAGTAGCTATCCAAAACAGACAATGCAGGACTCTGGCCCAAGTTTTACTTACAACTCTCTTCTCCCTTTTACTTAAGCTTGGAAGTTCATTCGTCCAAGATGACACCATAGGCAGTTGGATAGCAGAGACCACAACTCGGGTAGATGATTCTCTGTCCACATACAATACTTAAAACCTACATTTTCTGGGCCCCAGACTCCTTTCAGTTTAGGCACAAAGCAAGAAATGTCAAACAATTCTCAGCTTATCCTTGCCAGCACAGCCTTCAAAGCCTCATCTCCTACACTCAATATCCAAAGACCCAAAAGACCCGACAGCCTACCAAATCTTCAGTAGCAAACATTAAAAGCACTATCACGGCAAGATGTGGTGGTGTGcaactttaaccccagcacttgggaatcagaggtaggaggatctgaGTTGCTATGttggacagcctggtctacatagcaagtcccaggatagccaggccCTTCCAGGAAGTCTAATGGAAAAATATCCATGTCTACAATCCAGTATTCAGATCAACTTACTTTAGCAGTCACAGGACCTAGGGAAAAGACAAGCAAGGAGgctggtttttttccccccaagcaGGTCTCTGACCAACCTGAAGCTAAGTGCCAGATAAAAACCACCACCTTTTTCAGAAGAAACTAGTATTGAGCAGCACCTCAAGTGGAATCAGGCTATCTCCTAGCAGCTAAGAAAACAGGACGGTCAGTCCAGGATGATACTGTGTCAAAGCCTGTCTTGTATTCTCTTCAAAAACCACCACAGGCCTTAAAAGTAGGTTTCAAGTGTACCTGAGACCTGTCTAGTGACTTACCCATACACTATCTGGGGCCCAATTGCCAGAAGCACAAAGGCAGGTCAAGGATGTATAGACACCTCTCCTTACCCTCAAATTAGGATAAGAAACAGTTTAGTAGGGTACAAATCGTTTGGGCATGATGTCTACTCAATGCAGCTTTGCCGTCCGCGTTCGGGATGAGGAAATGATTACCCAGAACATAAACATATTGCAGCAGTCCTACTCTACTACGGAGCACCCCGACAGGCAACACGTCCGACTCAAGGGAGAGACCATCATGGACCAGAAGCACTCCACACAAGGACGGGGCTTTCTGACAACCTTTTAATTTTCGATTTACAGAGCTGGCTGGTACGAATCCTACTCGTGTTTTTCACGTGGGAGAAGCGAGGTTGGGTGCCGGGCTACGACTGCACATTAGCAGTCTGATGGGGTGCAGGCTACGACCCACCCGCTCCTTGGAACACTCCGCGCGACGGCTGCGGTGAGAGGGCAAGGCCCAGGGCAGGACGCCCAACCCAATCCTACTTCAGACATCCCCACGTCAGGCCAGATGGTCGCCTCAGGGACAAGGCGCAGCCCTGGGCCCCGACGGCTCGGGCTCGCGACCGACCCTACCACGCACTTGGCTCGGCTACCGCGCAAACACCCCGCTGACGCCCCTAGCCGGAGGATGCCGCAAGATTTTCGGCGCCCGGGCCTCCTTACTTGAACGTCGCCGTCAGACTCCTCCAccggaaagagagaggaggaagaggcggGCAGACGGGTAACTTCCGTGTCCCGGAAGTGCACCTCTG harbors:
- the Rps14 gene encoding small ribosomal subunit protein uS11, which produces MAPRKGKEKKEEQVISLGPQVAEGENVFGVCHIFASFNDTFVHVTDLSGKETICRVTGGMKVKADRDESSPYAAMLAAQDVAQRCKELGITALHIKLRATGGNRTKTPGPGAQSALRALARSGMKIGRIEDVTPIPSDSTRRKGGRRGRRL